In one uncultured Methanoregula sp. genomic region, the following are encoded:
- a CDS encoding nucleotidyltransferase family protein: MDHYELIAAKREQILLLAARFGIKDIRIFGSVARHEAREGSDIDFLVGFPLGTSLLTHAAFQRELSELLECDVDVASVNGLKEQIRHSVIQEAVPL, from the coding sequence ATGGATCACTACGAATTGATTGCGGCAAAACGAGAACAAATCCTCCTGCTTGCAGCCCGGTTCGGGATAAAAGACATTCGTATCTTCGGCTCCGTTGCCCGGCACGAAGCCCGTGAGGGAAGTGATATAGACTTCCTTGTCGGGTTTCCACTCGGCACATCACTCCTGACTCATGCAGCATTCCAGCGGGAACTCTCTGAACTTCTTGAATGCGATGTGGATGTTGCATCGGTGAATGGACTCAAGGAACAGATCCGTCACTCTGTGATACAGGAAGCCGTACCGTTATGA
- a CDS encoding HepT-like ribonuclease domain-containing protein — MQVIGEAANGISPEFQKHHTNIPWKDIIAMRHLLVHQYFGIDLDEIWNTAKQDLPRLQQEISLLL; from the coding sequence ATCCAGGTAATCGGTGAAGCGGCAAACGGGATCTCGCCGGAATTCCAGAAACATCACACGAACATTCCGTGGAAAGATATCATCGCCATGCGGCATCTTCTCGTCCATCAGTACTTTGGTATCGATCTGGATGAAATCTGGAACACGGCAAAACAGGATCTTCCCAGACTTCAGCAGGAGATCTCCCTTCTTTTATAA
- a CDS encoding DUF4062 domain-containing protein, with protein sequence MTPDRKLTVLVSSTVYDYEELLERIYVLLTQFGYEVWMSHKGTPPVSSDLSNLENCLAATEKCDLFLGIITPRYGSGICEDGLSITHHELKRAIELKKPRWILAHDHVFFAHTLLNSLGFEGKNGRKKLPPLEKPFLDLRTIDMFEDAIISDMPYGNRQGNWVQKFTSDPDAMLFATAQFSRYQEAEAFIQEHFQNRSGLSRKIEGREGGRS encoded by the coding sequence ATGACTCCCGACAGGAAACTTACCGTTTTAGTTTCTTCCACAGTGTACGATTACGAAGAACTGCTGGAACGAATTTATGTACTCCTGACCCAGTTCGGATATGAAGTCTGGATGTCACACAAGGGAACCCCGCCGGTATCTTCTGACCTTTCGAATCTTGAAAACTGCTTAGCAGCTACGGAAAAATGCGACCTCTTTCTGGGAATTATTACTCCCCGGTATGGCAGCGGGATTTGTGAAGATGGATTATCGATCACACATCATGAATTGAAACGAGCCATTGAATTGAAAAAACCCCGCTGGATTCTTGCCCACGATCATGTATTTTTCGCCCACACACTTCTGAATAGTCTTGGTTTCGAAGGAAAAAACGGTCGAAAGAAACTCCCCCCATTGGAAAAACCATTTCTGGATCTTCGTACTATCGACATGTTCGAAGATGCAATCATTTCTGATATGCCGTATGGAAACAGGCAGGGTAACTGGGTACAGAAGTTTACATCAGATCCGGATGCAATGCTGTTTGCCACTGCACAATTTTCACGCTACCAGGAAGCTGAGGCTTTTATTCAGGAGCATTTCCAGAACCGCTCTGGCCTTTCCCGTAAAATTGAGGGCCGCGAAGGAGGACGCTCATGA
- a CDS encoding RNA-binding domain-containing protein — protein sequence MKIKEIKEILLLGEGQNIEFKSRCVNAEAIGPTVSGLLNTSDGGFIVCGVNDTGEIIGINDTGVLVKNLEQTLERDLSPRTLVEIHVQKVQDKDLIVLEVPAGRDPPYAFQGVIYTRTGAETKKADVDTIRDIVLRRQVEPERWERRFSSADPENDLDAKEINSAINAIAETDRLRFDLQFTTISFLERLSVFKYGRLTNGGDVLFTTNPAIRNPQIRVRAARFTTDKTDDTYRDLKSFEGPLVPLLEDVFGFIQRNTPTSSDFTTDRLKRQDIPQYPTIAIREGLVNAFAHRDYSDFSGGIIISIYPDRLEIENSGKFPEGVTPDTLLKGHISVLRNPDIAHVLYLRGFMEKMGRGSALIQKACADQGLPLPQWSQTEQGVRLTFFALSENRGVSKESPRNVPWEVVRLLNVLDGEMSRSELQVILKLKDAEHFRSAYLKPAIEQKIIKMTKPEKPSSSKQKYCLTKLGESLRDQK from the coding sequence ATGAAAATAAAAGAGATTAAGGAAATCCTCCTTCTGGGTGAGGGTCAGAACATTGAATTTAAATCCCGCTGCGTGAATGCTGAAGCTATCGGCCCGACAGTCAGCGGTCTCCTGAATACTTCTGACGGTGGTTTCATTGTCTGCGGTGTTAACGATACCGGAGAAATCATCGGAATCAATGATACCGGGGTATTGGTAAAAAACCTTGAACAGACCCTGGAAAGAGATCTTTCCCCCAGAACACTTGTGGAAATCCATGTTCAGAAAGTCCAGGACAAAGATCTGATCGTACTGGAAGTGCCGGCCGGGCGGGATCCCCCTTACGCATTTCAGGGTGTTATCTACACGCGGACCGGTGCGGAAACCAAAAAGGCCGATGTCGATACAATTCGTGACATTGTTCTCCGCAGACAGGTGGAGCCGGAGCGCTGGGAAAGACGATTTTCTTCGGCAGATCCTGAAAATGATCTGGATGCAAAGGAAATCAATTCCGCGATAAACGCAATAGCTGAAACTGATCGACTCCGGTTTGACCTTCAGTTCACCACGATCTCGTTTCTTGAAAGGCTATCCGTTTTCAAATATGGAAGGCTGACCAATGGCGGCGATGTTCTCTTTACTACGAATCCTGCAATACGAAACCCGCAAATACGGGTACGGGCTGCAAGATTTACAACCGATAAGACTGATGACACATACCGGGACCTGAAATCTTTCGAGGGGCCACTGGTCCCGTTACTGGAAGATGTGTTCGGGTTTATCCAGAGAAATACCCCTACATCATCAGACTTTACAACAGACCGTCTCAAACGCCAGGATATCCCCCAGTATCCTACGATTGCAATACGGGAGGGTCTTGTCAACGCTTTTGCCCACCGGGATTATAGTGATTTTTCCGGAGGAATTATCATCAGTATCTATCCGGATCGCCTCGAGATAGAGAACTCGGGTAAATTCCCCGAAGGGGTCACTCCGGATACACTTTTGAAAGGACATATTTCCGTTCTGCGCAATCCGGATATTGCCCATGTGCTCTACCTGAGAGGATTCATGGAAAAGATGGGTAGGGGTAGTGCTCTGATTCAAAAAGCCTGTGCTGATCAAGGCTTGCCACTTCCCCAATGGTCACAGACCGAACAGGGTGTCAGGCTGACTTTTTTTGCGCTGTCTGAAAACCGGGGAGTGAGCAAAGAAAGCCCCAGGAATGTTCCCTGGGAAGTTGTACGCCTGCTTAATGTGCTTGATGGAGAAATGTCCCGGAGTGAACTCCAGGTTATTCTCAAATTGAAAGATGCCGAACACTTCAGATCCGCATACCTGAAACCTGCAATCGAACAAAAAATCATAAAAATGACAAAACCTGAAAAACCAAGCAGTTCCAAACAAAAATATTGTCTTACTAAACTGGGTGAATCTCTGCGGGACCAGAAATAA
- a CDS encoding HepT-like ribonuclease domain-containing protein yields the protein MADERTKDAILRNLQVIGEASKNLPESLVTKHPEVDWSGLAGVRDIVTHRYFRVDWHLLWTSVHDELPVLKKQIRDLMKEEPE from the coding sequence ATGGCTGACGAACGGACAAAAGATGCGATTCTCCGTAATCTCCAGGTGATTGGGGAAGCATCAAAAAACCTGCCTGAATCCCTGGTTACAAAACACCCTGAAGTGGACTGGAGCGGACTTGCCGGGGTACGGGATATTGTTACGCACCGCTATTTCCGTGTAGACTGGCATCTGCTCTGGACCAGTGTTCACGATGAATTGCCTGTGCTTAAAAAACAGATCCGGGACCTGATGAAAGAAGAACCGGAATAG
- a CDS encoding nucleotidyltransferase family protein, with the protein MQKKPVVFTAISIIYVECEYSLRKMRNTSEILDQLRSMRYELSEQYHVRSIGIFGSYSRKDQTEQSDLDLVVEFKEQIGLMKFVHLKDLIADRLNIRVDLVTPEGLHPLIRDQVMHEVVYV; encoded by the coding sequence ATGCAAAAAAAACCTGTAGTCTTCACCGCCATATCAATCATATATGTGGAGTGCGAATATTCCCTCAGGAAGATGAGGAATACATCTGAAATACTGGACCAGCTGCGGAGCATGAGGTACGAGCTTAGTGAGCAGTACCATGTCAGAAGCATTGGTATCTTTGGTTCATATTCAAGAAAAGACCAGACCGAACAGAGCGATCTCGATTTGGTCGTGGAATTTAAGGAGCAGATAGGTCTGATGAAATTCGTGCATTTAAAAGATCTTATCGCGGATCGCCTCAATATCCGGGTTGATCTTGTCACCCCTGAAGGTCTTCATCCTCTTATCCGCGACCAGGTAATGCATGAGGTCGTGTATGTCTGA